In Nocardia asteroides, the following proteins share a genomic window:
- a CDS encoding acyl carrier protein produces MFRSTATHPATTIQDWLVERVADYTDRARHQVDPSIPLAELGMDSVSAVSLCGEIEDRWNLEIDPTLVFDYPTIAAIAGYLADEFAYAA; encoded by the coding sequence ATGTTCCGCAGCACCGCCACCCACCCGGCCACGACGATCCAGGACTGGCTCGTCGAGCGCGTCGCCGACTACACCGACCGGGCCCGGCACCAGGTGGATCCGTCCATCCCGCTGGCCGAGCTCGGCATGGACTCGGTCTCGGCGGTCTCTCTGTGCGGGGAGATCGAGGACCGCTGGAACCTCGAGATCGATCCGACCCTGGTCTTCGACTATCCGACCATCGCCGCGATCGCGGGCTATCTCGCCGACGAGTTCGCCTACGCGGCATGA
- a CDS encoding fatty acyl-AMP ligase, translated as MQSSYVHHVRQQFARYAGDRSYIYLRESGRDLVEEVVTYRELDRDARAFAQWLSGRPEAAQPVVLLYLDGMAFLRAFLGCLYAGVVAVPAPLPHEDRAAQRVRGVIADSGAQLVLTTADFAELVQSATTATVVATDQPLGDAEAWELPEIDLGTIAFLQYTSGSTGTPKGVVVTHRNLLHNEAAIAARGMNADSTGVSWIPQFHDMGLIGMLLGAAYAGANLVFMAPTTFIKRPVRWLQAIDRYRATCTAAPNFAYDLILRRVTDDQLAELDLSSLEAALSGAEPVRARTIEAVLERFAPAGLRPTAFLPAYGLAEVTLLASSAKMGAAPVYYDRPGDSPLVGCGRAADGLEIRIVDPATGDEVADGVTGEIWVRGDSVAAGYWNRPAETRAVFDAHLGGEGPYLRTGDLGLIHDGDLFVAGRLKDLLIVNGRNVHPADVEERVQELHPALAGNAGAVVSVEVLDRERLVVMQGVRPELLGDTTLAELTSAIKIAVARGFDVPAPNVVLVAARSARAVHRTTSGKVQRGSMREAFLAHRLERVLHEDLEPALDRALTV; from the coding sequence ATGCAGTCGAGCTACGTGCACCACGTCAGGCAGCAGTTCGCCCGGTACGCGGGCGATCGTTCCTACATCTACCTGCGTGAATCCGGTCGCGACCTGGTCGAGGAGGTCGTCACCTACCGCGAACTCGACCGCGACGCCCGTGCGTTTGCCCAGTGGTTGTCCGGACGGCCGGAGGCGGCCCAGCCGGTGGTGCTGCTCTACCTCGATGGCATGGCGTTCCTGCGCGCCTTCCTCGGTTGCCTGTACGCCGGAGTCGTCGCCGTCCCGGCGCCGCTGCCGCACGAGGACCGGGCCGCACAGCGGGTGCGCGGCGTGATCGCCGACTCCGGCGCGCAGCTCGTGCTCACCACCGCCGACTTCGCCGAGCTGGTCCAGTCCGCCACCACCGCGACCGTCGTCGCCACCGACCAGCCGCTCGGTGACGCCGAGGCCTGGGAGCTGCCCGAGATCGATCTCGGCACGATCGCCTTCCTGCAGTACACCTCGGGATCGACGGGCACGCCCAAGGGCGTCGTCGTCACCCACCGCAATCTGCTGCACAACGAGGCCGCGATCGCCGCGCGGGGCATGAACGCCGACTCGACCGGCGTCAGCTGGATCCCGCAATTCCACGACATGGGCCTGATCGGCATGCTGCTCGGCGCCGCCTACGCGGGCGCGAATCTGGTGTTCATGGCGCCGACCACGTTCATCAAGCGGCCGGTGCGCTGGCTGCAGGCCATCGACCGGTACCGGGCGACCTGCACCGCCGCCCCGAACTTCGCCTACGACCTGATCCTGCGCCGGGTCACCGACGACCAGCTCGCCGAACTCGACCTGAGCAGCCTCGAGGCCGCGTTGAGCGGCGCCGAGCCGGTGCGGGCGCGCACCATCGAAGCGGTGCTGGAGCGATTCGCCCCCGCCGGGCTGCGGCCGACCGCCTTCCTGCCCGCCTACGGCCTGGCCGAGGTGACCCTGCTGGCGAGTTCGGCGAAGATGGGCGCGGCGCCGGTGTACTACGACCGGCCCGGGGACTCGCCGCTGGTCGGTTGCGGCCGCGCCGCCGACGGCCTGGAGATCCGTATCGTCGACCCGGCGACCGGGGACGAAGTCGCCGACGGCGTCACCGGCGAGATCTGGGTGCGTGGGGACAGCGTCGCCGCCGGGTACTGGAACCGGCCCGCCGAGACCCGCGCGGTCTTCGACGCCCATCTCGGCGGCGAGGGACCGTACCTGCGGACCGGCGATCTGGGCCTGATCCACGACGGCGACCTGTTCGTCGCGGGCCGGCTCAAGGACCTGCTGATCGTCAACGGCCGCAACGTCCATCCCGCCGACGTCGAGGAACGCGTGCAGGAACTGCACCCCGCGCTGGCGGGCAACGCGGGCGCGGTGGTCTCGGTGGAGGTGCTCGACCGGGAACGCCTCGTGGTGATGCAGGGCGTGCGGCCGGAACTGCTCGGCGACACCACGCTCGCCGAACTGACCTCGGCGATCAAGATCGCGGTGGCGCGCGGATTCGATGTGCCCGCACCGAATGTCGTGCTCGTCGCCGCCCGCTCCGCCCGCGCGGTGCATCGCACCACCAGCGGCAAGGTCCAGCGCGGCTCGATGCGCGAGGCGTTCCTCGCGCACCGACTCGAACGGGTACTGCACGAGGACCTCGAACCGGCGCTCGACCGCGCACTCACCGTCTGA
- a CDS encoding metallophosphoesterase family protein yields the protein MENNAPIRLAAAADLHLRPAVAGRFRPDLLNLAGHADLLVLAGDLTDGGTVANMELLCAELTGLPIPTVAVLGNHDHDEHLGDLITRRLTSLGIVVLEGDSTVITIRGRRIGVAGVMGGSGGFPGHPGDPTTGSAEHRARMLRGPADAARLHRALDTLDCDTRVAVTHFSPVVDTLVGEPVRIYPGLGCAALADAIDATTTLALHGHAHAGTEHGRTPGGVPVRNVSHPVLRRTYAVYEL from the coding sequence GTGGAGAACAACGCGCCGATCCGTCTCGCCGCCGCCGCCGACCTGCACCTGCGACCCGCGGTCGCCGGCCGGTTCCGGCCCGACCTGCTGAACCTGGCCGGTCACGCCGACCTGCTCGTACTGGCCGGGGATCTCACCGACGGCGGCACCGTCGCCAATATGGAGCTGCTGTGCGCCGAACTGACCGGTCTCCCGATCCCGACCGTCGCCGTCCTGGGCAATCACGACCACGACGAGCACCTCGGCGACCTGATCACCCGCCGGCTCACCAGTCTGGGAATCGTTGTCCTGGAAGGTGATTCGACGGTGATCACCATCCGCGGCCGCCGCATCGGCGTCGCCGGGGTGATGGGCGGCTCCGGCGGTTTCCCCGGCCACCCCGGCGACCCCACCACCGGATCCGCCGAACACCGCGCTCGCATGCTCCGCGGCCCGGCCGACGCCGCCCGCCTCCACCGAGCCCTGGACACCCTGGACTGCGACACCCGCGTCGCCGTCACCCACTTCTCCCCCGTCGTGGACACCCTCGTCGGCGAACCCGTCCGCATCTACCCCGGCCTCGGCTGCGCCGCCCTCGCCGACGCGATCGACGCGACCACCACCTTGGCCCTGCACGGCCACGCCCACGCGGGCACCGAACACGGCCGCACCCCCGGCGGCGTCCCCGTCCGCAACGTCTCCCACCCGGTCCTGCGCCGCACCTACGCCGTCTACGAGCTGTGA
- a CDS encoding NUDIX domain-containing protein, producing the protein MEQSVVSIDVVTLRCWDADSSVRVGIAPREFEPFTGELALPGVLLGRGERLADAARRAVHTKLGVPTEAIGAVGQLVTFDEPHRDPRGPTLSIAMWAVVAEHESPAEWAEFDAVPPLAFDHNRIVDTSRALLAGMLWKDLPLTRALAGAEFPATRAVDLSTSLHGTRPDPANLNRTLATIPGLDRTGERRRVKATGRPAVVWAFTENEP; encoded by the coding sequence GTGGAGCAATCCGTCGTATCGATCGATGTCGTGACGTTGCGCTGCTGGGATGCCGACAGCAGCGTGCGCGTCGGTATCGCCCCGCGCGAGTTCGAGCCGTTCACCGGTGAACTCGCCCTGCCCGGCGTCCTGCTCGGCCGTGGTGAGCGGCTGGCCGACGCCGCCCGCCGCGCGGTGCACACCAAACTCGGGGTCCCCACCGAAGCGATCGGCGCGGTCGGTCAGCTCGTCACCTTCGACGAACCGCACCGCGATCCCCGCGGCCCTACGCTGTCGATCGCGATGTGGGCCGTGGTCGCCGAGCACGAGAGCCCGGCCGAGTGGGCCGAATTCGACGCGGTACCGCCGCTGGCCTTCGACCACAACCGCATTGTCGACACCAGCCGGGCCCTGCTCGCGGGCATGCTCTGGAAGGACCTGCCCCTCACCCGCGCCCTGGCCGGCGCCGAGTTCCCCGCCACCCGCGCGGTCGACCTCAGCACCTCCCTGCACGGCACCCGCCCCGACCCCGCCAACCTCAACCGCACCCTCGCCACCATCCCCGGCCTCGACCGCACCGGCGAACGCCGCCGCGTCAAAGCCACCGGCCGCCCCGCCGTCGTCTGGGCCTTCACCGAGAACGAGCCCTAG
- a CDS encoding adenylosuccinate synthetase, whose amino-acid sequence MSGARHIIVVDLGFGDAGKGATVDWLCAPEAGLEVAAVVRFNGGAQAAHTVVAGDRQHTFAQFGAGTFHGVPTLLSERVLVEPIALAAESERLAAAGVPDPLGLLAVDGRALLTTPIHIAANRAREDARGSSRHGSCGRGIGETAWYALEHDAPTVADCRTPDVLRGKLDRLAAHYAALIEPSAHGYETVDALVAMYGEFARAVRITDAGELGRAAERGRLVFEGAQGVLLDEWRGFHPHTTWSTVEPRHARALVAGIGGTATVLGVTRSYMTRHGAGPFPTEAALGYPEPHNGTGPYQGAFRQGHLDPILLRYAVEVCGGIDGLVVNHLDVPGTICAAVAYDTPDGVVTALTPGRWRDLEHQERLTAQLSAATPVLVPVETDPADWLAARLGLPVALTGHGPDRRDRVVRDEALLSVGTAGERTVDPVLADAVAVPGGRAR is encoded by the coding sequence ATGAGCGGCGCACGGCACATCATCGTCGTCGATCTCGGCTTCGGCGACGCGGGCAAGGGCGCCACGGTCGACTGGCTGTGCGCCCCGGAGGCCGGGCTCGAGGTGGCGGCGGTCGTGCGGTTCAACGGCGGCGCGCAGGCAGCGCACACCGTGGTCGCCGGCGACCGGCAACACACCTTCGCCCAGTTCGGGGCGGGCACCTTCCACGGGGTGCCCACCCTGCTCTCCGAGCGCGTGCTGGTGGAGCCGATCGCCCTCGCGGCCGAGTCCGAGCGGCTGGCCGCGGCGGGCGTGCCCGACCCGCTGGGGTTGCTCGCCGTCGACGGGCGCGCCCTGCTCACCACGCCGATCCACATCGCGGCCAACCGTGCGCGCGAAGACGCGAGGGGTTCCTCGCGGCACGGATCCTGCGGTCGCGGGATCGGCGAAACCGCCTGGTACGCACTGGAACACGACGCGCCGACGGTGGCCGACTGCCGCACGCCCGACGTGCTGCGCGGCAAACTGGATCGCCTGGCCGCGCACTACGCCGCGCTGATCGAGCCGAGCGCGCACGGATACGAAACCGTCGACGCGCTGGTCGCGATGTACGGCGAGTTCGCCCGCGCCGTACGCATCACCGACGCGGGCGAACTCGGGCGGGCGGCGGAGCGCGGCAGGCTGGTGTTCGAAGGGGCGCAGGGGGTGCTGCTCGACGAGTGGCGCGGGTTCCACCCGCACACCACCTGGTCGACCGTCGAGCCGCGGCACGCCAGGGCACTCGTCGCCGGGATCGGTGGCACGGCAACAGTTCTCGGCGTGACCCGGTCCTATATGACCCGGCACGGCGCCGGACCGTTCCCCACCGAGGCGGCGCTCGGGTATCCCGAGCCGCACAACGGGACCGGGCCGTATCAGGGCGCGTTCCGGCAGGGGCACCTCGATCCGATTCTGCTGCGGTACGCGGTGGAGGTGTGCGGTGGGATCGACGGACTCGTGGTCAACCACCTCGACGTGCCCGGAACGATCTGTGCCGCAGTCGCATACGACACCCCCGACGGTGTCGTCACCGCGCTGACGCCCGGCCGGTGGCGTGATCTCGAACACCAGGAGCGGCTCACCGCCCAGCTGTCGGCGGCGACCCCGGTCCTCGTCCCGGTCGAGACGGATCCGGCGGACTGGCTGGCCGCTCGTCTCGGCCTCCCGGTCGCGCTCACCGGGCACGGTCCGGACCGTCGCGACCGCGTCGTGCGTGACGAAGCGCTGCTCAGTGTGGGCACGGCGGGAGAACGGACAGTCGATCCGGTGCTCGCCGATGCCGTCGCCGTGCCCGGTGGACGAGCACGGTGA
- a CDS encoding ABC-F family ATP-binding cassette domain-containing protein — MVSVSLSDLTFSWPDGTVVFDGLDAVLGPGHVGLVGGNGAGKSTLLRLITGALRPARGSVTVPGRLGYLRQDLGMQTGQRVDAVLGIAEVRAALGRIESGLGEPDDFDVVGTSWQIEDEAIALLGKLGLDYVAGSAADLDRTLDTLSGGETVLLGLVAELLREPDVLLLDEPTNNLDSVARARLYEVIRQFAGTVLVVSHDRDLLDRMDGIAELRAGEIRMFGGNFGEYERIVEQEQEAARAAVRDARSDVRRQARELVEARTKLDRRARFAQKMQDNKRVPKIVAGLRKNAAEVSAGKLRNSHIDKLDTARETLGQAEELVRADREVRIELPGTRLYPGQDVVVLERARLANGPVVDLRVSGPERIALTGRNGAGKSTLLRRIVAEGPKVPWRLLPQRLDVFDEDRSVFDNVAAAAPHAGAEQIRGQLARFLFRGTDADIAASALSGGERLRAALATLLLAEPAPKLLMLDEPTNNLDLPSLAHLTQALASFEGALIVVSHDARFLDEIGVTRTLELTPDGLSE; from the coding sequence ATGGTCTCTGTTTCTCTGTCCGATCTCACTTTTTCCTGGCCGGACGGCACCGTCGTATTCGACGGGCTCGACGCCGTGCTCGGCCCCGGTCACGTCGGCCTGGTCGGCGGCAACGGGGCGGGCAAGTCCACCCTGCTGCGCTTGATCACCGGCGCGCTGCGCCCGGCGCGCGGGTCGGTCACAGTGCCCGGCCGGCTCGGCTACCTGCGCCAGGACCTCGGCATGCAGACCGGACAGCGCGTGGACGCGGTGCTCGGTATCGCCGAGGTCAGGGCCGCGCTGGGGCGTATCGAGAGCGGTCTCGGCGAACCCGACGACTTCGACGTCGTCGGCACCAGCTGGCAGATCGAGGACGAGGCCATCGCGCTGCTCGGCAAGCTCGGCCTCGACTACGTCGCCGGCTCCGCCGCCGATCTCGACCGCACCCTCGACACGCTCTCCGGTGGCGAGACCGTGCTGCTCGGGCTGGTCGCCGAACTGCTGCGCGAACCCGACGTGCTGCTGCTCGACGAACCGACCAACAATCTCGACAGCGTCGCCCGCGCGCGGCTCTACGAGGTGATCCGCCAGTTCGCCGGCACCGTGCTCGTGGTCAGCCACGACCGGGACCTGCTGGACCGGATGGACGGGATCGCCGAGCTCAGGGCGGGCGAGATCCGCATGTTCGGTGGCAATTTCGGTGAGTACGAACGGATCGTCGAACAGGAGCAGGAGGCGGCCCGCGCGGCGGTGCGCGATGCCCGCAGCGATGTCCGCAGGCAGGCGCGCGAGCTGGTCGAGGCGCGCACGAAGCTCGACCGCAGGGCGCGCTTCGCGCAGAAGATGCAGGACAACAAGCGGGTGCCCAAGATCGTGGCCGGGCTGCGCAAGAACGCCGCCGAGGTGTCGGCGGGCAAACTGCGCAACTCGCATATCGACAAGCTCGACACCGCCCGCGAAACCCTGGGCCAGGCCGAGGAATTGGTGCGGGCCGACCGGGAGGTGCGCATCGAGTTGCCCGGCACCCGGCTCTATCCGGGGCAGGATGTCGTGGTGCTGGAACGGGCGCGGCTGGCCAACGGGCCGGTGGTGGATCTGCGGGTGAGCGGGCCGGAACGGATCGCGCTGACGGGTCGCAACGGCGCGGGTAAGTCGACCCTGCTGCGCCGGATCGTGGCCGAGGGGCCGAAAGTGCCGTGGCGGTTGCTGCCGCAGCGGCTGGACGTGTTCGACGAGGACCGCAGCGTGTTCGACAATGTCGCCGCGGCCGCGCCGCACGCGGGTGCCGAACAGATCCGGGGTCAGCTGGCGCGCTTCCTGTTCCGGGGAACCGACGCCGACATCGCGGCCTCGGCCCTGTCGGGCGGGGAGCGGTTGCGCGCGGCGCTGGCCACGCTGCTGCTGGCCGAACCCGCACCGAAGCTGCTGATGCTCGACGAACCGACCAACAACCTCGACCTCCCGAGCCTGGCCCACCTGACCCAGGCGCTGGCCTCCTTCGAGGGTGCGCTGATCGTGGTCAGCCACGACGCGCGGTTCCTCGACGAGATCGGGGTGACCCGCACCCTGGAACTCACCCCCGACGGGCTGAGCGAATAG
- a CDS encoding NAD(P)/FAD-dependent oxidoreductase has protein sequence MSADVVIVGAGYAGISAAKRLAAADGVRVAMVNPSPYFVERIRLHQYLAGTHPARRPLRAVLPARVELIVDTVTAIDERNHLLHTGSGRELRYGHLVYSPGSHSDAHDIRGAAAHAVSLGTWAEAEHARARLRALPPTATVTVIGGGLTGIEVAAELAETRSARVRLVTGELGHSVSPAARALVRLALTELGVSVTEQVAVAEVGDRKVTLTDGTVLSTDLAVATTAFAPSDLARGSGMEVDGSGALLVDQNLVSTSSPAIVGAGDGVALATAPLRMSCQAAIPAGIHAAETVLRLRSGHTPKPLRRKYIGQAVSLGRKNALVQFTDFTDRPLPHLVLTRGEAALVKEQISRATISAGQLGPVRYRWS, from the coding sequence GTGAGCGCTGACGTCGTCATCGTCGGCGCGGGATACGCCGGGATCAGCGCGGCCAAACGGCTGGCCGCTGCCGACGGTGTCCGTGTCGCGATGGTGAACCCGAGCCCGTACTTCGTCGAACGCATCCGGCTGCACCAGTATCTGGCGGGCACCCACCCGGCCCGGCGTCCGTTGCGAGCCGTCCTACCTGCCCGCGTCGAGCTGATCGTCGACACCGTCACCGCGATCGACGAGCGAAATCACCTGCTGCACACCGGCTCCGGACGCGAACTGCGATACGGGCACCTGGTCTACTCCCCCGGCAGTCATTCCGACGCCCACGACATCCGGGGCGCCGCCGCGCACGCGGTGTCGCTGGGCACCTGGGCCGAGGCCGAACACGCCCGCGCGCGGCTGCGGGCCCTGCCGCCCACCGCGACGGTGACGGTGATCGGTGGCGGGCTCACCGGCATCGAGGTCGCCGCCGAGCTGGCCGAAACCCGTTCGGCGCGGGTGCGTCTGGTGACCGGTGAGCTCGGGCACAGCGTCTCCCCGGCGGCCCGGGCCCTCGTGCGGCTCGCGCTGACGGAGCTGGGCGTGAGTGTCACCGAGCAGGTGGCGGTGGCCGAGGTCGGCGACCGGAAGGTGACGCTCACCGACGGGACGGTGCTGTCCACCGATCTCGCCGTCGCGACCACCGCGTTCGCGCCCTCGGATCTGGCCCGCGGCAGCGGCATGGAAGTCGACGGGTCCGGGGCGCTACTGGTCGACCAGAACCTGGTCAGCACCAGCTCACCGGCGATCGTCGGCGCGGGCGACGGGGTCGCGCTGGCCACCGCCCCGCTGCGGATGAGCTGCCAGGCCGCCATCCCCGCCGGGATCCACGCCGCCGAGACGGTGCTGCGCCTGCGCTCGGGCCATACACCGAAACCTCTGCGCCGCAAGTACATCGGGCAGGCGGTGAGCCTGGGCCGGAAGAACGCGCTGGTCCAGTTCACCGATTTCACCGACCGCCCGCTCCCCCACCTGGTCCTCACCCGTGGCGAGGCCGCGCTGGTCAAGGAGCAGATCAGCCGGGCCACCATCAGCGCGGGGCAACTCGGACCGGTGCGTTACCGCTGGTCCTGA
- a CDS encoding GNAT family N-acetyltransferase, which produces MAEPRRVRAAGPDDVRAAGDALGAAFQHDPVMSWILPDERRRATGLPRFFHTMAKHVFVPAAASDLAVDADGTVVGAALWTPPNHPEAGPAADLRMLPGLVRALGRRLGAGKTVGDLIRKHHPTTPHWYLAMLGTTPAARGGGYGHALLRARLDRVDAEGAAAYLESSNPDNIGYYERFGFTVTGEITIPGGPTLWPMWRAATA; this is translated from the coding sequence ATGGCGGAGCCGAGACGAGTACGGGCGGCCGGGCCGGACGATGTTCGCGCCGCGGGCGACGCGCTGGGCGCGGCGTTCCAGCACGACCCGGTGATGAGCTGGATCCTGCCCGACGAACGCAGACGCGCCACCGGCCTGCCCCGGTTCTTCCACACGATGGCCAAGCACGTCTTCGTCCCGGCGGCCGCCTCCGACCTCGCCGTCGACGCCGACGGCACCGTCGTCGGCGCCGCGCTGTGGACCCCGCCGAACCATCCCGAGGCGGGACCGGCTGCCGACCTGCGGATGCTGCCCGGCCTGGTCCGCGCGCTCGGACGACGGCTCGGCGCGGGCAAGACGGTCGGCGATCTGATCCGCAAGCACCACCCCACCACCCCGCACTGGTACCTGGCGATGCTGGGCACCACGCCCGCGGCCCGGGGCGGCGGCTACGGCCACGCCCTGCTGCGCGCGCGGCTGGACCGCGTCGACGCCGAGGGCGCGGCCGCCTACCTGGAGTCGAGCAACCCCGACAACATCGGCTACTACGAGCGTTTCGGGTTCACCGTCACCGGGGAGATCACCATCCCCGGCGGTCCGACGCTGTGGCCGATGTGGCGCGCCGCTACAGCGTGA
- a CDS encoding adenine phosphoribosyltransferase, whose translation MSKHAVVESDDQAVERAGKAADAVNRLTRWHDDFPTPGVRFADLTPVFADAEGFRAVVDCFAAVAADVDLVAGVDARGFLLGAGVAATLGTGVLAIRKGGKLPPPVVSREYQLEYGSAALEIPADGVDLAGKRILLLDDVLATGGTLAAAAALFTEVGAEVVAAAVVLELEFLKGREHQGDYPVTSIVTL comes from the coding sequence ATGAGCAAGCACGCGGTGGTCGAATCCGACGACCAGGCGGTCGAGCGGGCGGGTAAGGCCGCCGACGCGGTCAACCGATTGACCCGCTGGCACGACGACTTCCCCACGCCGGGTGTGCGTTTCGCCGATCTGACGCCCGTGTTCGCCGACGCCGAGGGTTTCCGCGCCGTCGTCGACTGCTTCGCCGCCGTTGCCGCCGATGTGGACCTGGTGGCCGGCGTCGACGCGCGCGGCTTCCTGCTCGGTGCCGGCGTCGCCGCCACCCTGGGCACCGGTGTGCTGGCCATCCGCAAGGGCGGCAAGCTGCCGCCGCCGGTGGTGTCGCGCGAGTACCAGCTCGAATACGGTTCCGCCGCACTGGAAATCCCCGCCGACGGGGTCGACCTGGCGGGCAAGCGCATCCTGCTGCTCGACGACGTGCTCGCCACCGGCGGCACCCTGGCCGCCGCGGCCGCGCTGTTCACCGAGGTCGGTGCCGAGGTGGTCGCGGCCGCCGTGGTGCTCGAACTGGAGTTCCTGAAGGGCCGCGAGCACCAGGGCGACTACCCGGTGACCTCGATCGTCACGCTGTAG
- a CDS encoding ABC transporter substrate-binding protein: MRRGTIRLITVLATAAVTTGVVAGCSSKNQVPSIGYAVDAAVASYNGGSTLGASSGAAAVFGRVLTGFFYTGPDGQQVADTDVGTAKEVPGETQTVQYRLNPDGVYSDGVKTSCDDLVLAWSARSGRFTRPGDRGPVPLFDAASTAGYADIERVDCQPGSKDATVVFRPGRHYLPWRTLFTAAELLPAHVIAQAVGVPNLVNALQTGDGAVLGRIADFWNTGWAMQPGALDLTKFPSSGPYRIESFSAKDGLVLVANEKWWGSPPQTSRIVVWPKGTDYAAKAKDNALGVVDLGAGSVAELNLDGFDEQVVPSRGAEQLVLATGGVFARVEVRRAFAQCVPRQALFDTLGKAGEPPAAGLGAGPLNAHVVQQDSLYYPAVVGGADRYRGADIPAATATLASAGAPGPTVRIGYQAPDARRAKTVAMIADSCRGAGITVVDAGAPDFTPVKLPQGAVDAVLGGTASVPGPAGSTTGVAAFAALRAGNGLDFGGFANGRYDAITDQLAGEPNSTATLNLLTEAENLLWAQVPSIPLFATPRVIAFGNGMQNGIAGPTQAGTGWNMDRWVLQR, from the coding sequence ATGCGACGCGGCACGATTCGGCTGATCACCGTGCTGGCCACGGCGGCCGTGACCACCGGCGTGGTGGCAGGCTGCTCGAGCAAGAACCAGGTGCCCTCGATCGGGTACGCCGTCGACGCGGCGGTCGCCAGCTACAACGGCGGCAGCACCCTGGGCGCGAGCAGCGGTGCCGCCGCGGTGTTCGGCCGGGTGCTGACCGGGTTCTTCTACACCGGACCCGACGGCCAGCAGGTCGCCGACACCGATGTGGGCACCGCCAAGGAGGTGCCGGGCGAGACGCAGACCGTGCAGTACCGGCTCAACCCGGACGGGGTGTACTCCGACGGGGTGAAGACCTCCTGCGACGATCTGGTGCTGGCCTGGTCGGCCCGGTCGGGCCGGTTCACCCGCCCGGGTGATCGCGGCCCGGTGCCGCTGTTCGACGCGGCGAGCACCGCCGGCTACGCCGACATCGAGCGGGTCGACTGCCAGCCCGGCTCCAAGGACGCCACCGTGGTGTTCCGGCCGGGCAGGCACTACCTGCCGTGGCGCACCCTGTTCACCGCCGCCGAACTGCTGCCCGCGCACGTGATCGCGCAGGCGGTGGGCGTGCCGAACCTGGTGAACGCGCTGCAGACCGGTGACGGCGCCGTGCTGGGCCGGATCGCCGACTTCTGGAACACCGGCTGGGCCATGCAGCCCGGCGCGCTGGACCTGACCAAGTTCCCGTCCTCGGGGCCGTACCGGATCGAATCCTTCAGCGCGAAGGACGGTTTGGTGCTGGTCGCCAACGAGAAGTGGTGGGGCAGCCCCCCGCAGACCAGCCGGATCGTGGTGTGGCCCAAGGGCACCGACTACGCGGCCAAGGCGAAGGACAACGCCCTCGGCGTGGTCGACCTGGGCGCGGGCTCGGTCGCCGAGCTGAACCTCGACGGCTTCGACGAACAGGTCGTGCCCAGCCGCGGCGCCGAACAGCTGGTGCTGGCCACCGGCGGGGTGTTCGCCCGGGTGGAGGTGCGCCGCGCGTTCGCCCAGTGTGTGCCGCGGCAGGCGCTGTTCGACACGCTCGGCAAGGCGGGCGAGCCGCCCGCCGCCGGTCTCGGCGCCGGTCCGCTGAACGCCCATGTGGTGCAGCAGGACTCGCTGTACTACCCGGCCGTCGTCGGTGGCGCCGACCGCTACCGTGGCGCCGACATCCCCGCGGCGACCGCGACGCTGGCTTCGGCCGGGGCCCCGGGACCGACCGTGCGCATCGGCTACCAGGCACCCGACGCGCGCCGGGCGAAGACGGTGGCCATGATCGCCGACTCCTGCCGCGGTGCGGGGATCACCGTGGTCGACGCGGGCGCACCGGATTTCACCCCGGTCAAGTTGCCCCAGGGCGCGGTCGACGCGGTGCTCGGCGGCACCGCCTCGGTTCCCGGCCCGGCCGGGTCCACCACCGGCGTGGCCGCGTTCGCGGCGTTGCGGGCCGGTAACGGACTCGACTTCGGCGGCTTCGCCAACGGTCGCTACGATGCCATCACCGATCAGCTTGCGGGCGAGCCCAACTCGACCGCCACGCTGAATCTGCTCACCGAGGCCGAGAATCTGCTGTGGGCGCAGGTGCCGAGCATCCCGTTGTTCGCCACTCCGCGCGTCATCGCGTTCGGCAACGGCATGCAGAACGGGATCGCCGGGCCGACGCAGGCCGGAACCGGCTGGAACATGGATCGCTGGGTGTTGCAGCGATGA